Proteins encoded within one genomic window of Desulfonatronospira thiodismutans ASO3-1:
- a CDS encoding PD-(D/E)XK nuclease family protein: MNIFKVIASGHGSFQETNASAILAWLLHPEMEHGLGYTFLSRFFNEIKSYDNNEIKSSDNSELNDLAEKLNHKFRGELENKNNLWLDLEFDVNTSVIDIIIVFENWVFAIENKIYSSSFSKGQLEKEYKGLKTQEKFKNKKIVLIYLVPVGEDSETNEENFAKEFDGLSVDGQDFKRLITWQKNQIVNVGSISEVIHTVLRDEFSGTIDPIPEYTRHTLKALLSFISNDFNGYAYEEKQSHSGLNPLTEYKLEYDKLKQMSSGFVGVGNGIRGLLRMDGNDIKSYKYQYTSHNMENKKNWMPIDVFKKLASWKLGASTPDIKWQGKFPADILYKISKDYRSTVFIGIQGGENALNSMSSSDIKNKEWQVGTEKVSSHWIPGDKFKEILDEKHVF, from the coding sequence ATGAATATTTTTAAAGTAATAGCGTCAGGGCATGGTTCTTTTCAAGAAACAAACGCATCTGCAATCTTAGCATGGCTTTTACACCCAGAGATGGAGCATGGTTTAGGGTATACATTTCTTTCAAGATTTTTCAATGAAATTAAATCTTATGATAATAATGAAATTAAATCTTCTGACAATTCGGAACTAAATGATCTTGCTGAAAAATTAAACCATAAGTTTAGGGGAGAGTTGGAAAATAAAAATAATTTGTGGTTAGATCTTGAATTTGATGTCAATACATCAGTCATTGACATAATCATTGTTTTTGAAAACTGGGTTTTTGCAATAGAAAATAAAATATACAGTAGCTCTTTCAGTAAAGGTCAGTTGGAAAAGGAATACAAGGGACTCAAAACTCAAGAAAAATTTAAAAACAAAAAAATTGTCTTGATATATCTGGTTCCTGTTGGTGAAGATTCTGAAACTAATGAAGAAAATTTTGCAAAAGAGTTTGATGGATTATCAGTAGATGGACAGGATTTTAAAAGGTTGATTACATGGCAAAAAAATCAAATTGTTAATGTCGGTTCAATTTCAGAGGTTATACATACAGTTTTAAGAGATGAATTTTCTGGAACAATCGATCCAATTCCGGAATATACCCGCCACACCCTGAAAGCTCTATTGTCATTTATTTCCAACGATTTTAATGGTTACGCTTATGAAGAAAAACAGTCTCATTCTGGCCTTAATCCGTTAACTGAATATAAACTTGAGTATGATAAGCTGAAGCAAATGAGTAGCGGATTTGTCGGCGTAGGTAACGGAATTAGAGGTTTATTGAGAATGGATGGTAACGATATCAAAAGCTATAAATATCAATATACTTCTCATAACATGGAAAACAAAAAAAACTGGATGCCTATAGATGTTTTTAAAAAATTGGCATCTTGGAAATTAGGTGCATCAACGCCCGATATCAAGTGGCAAGGAAAATTTCCTGCTGACATTCTTTACAAAATTTCCAAAGACTACAGATCAACGGTGTTTATTGGGATCCAAGGCGGAGAAAATGCTTTAAACTCAATGAGTTCTAGTGACATCAAAAATAAGGAGTGGCAAGTTGGAACAGAGAAAGTAAGTTCTCACTGGATACCTGGAGATAAGTTCAAAGAAATTCTTGATGAAAAACATGTTTTCTAA
- a CDS encoding MBL fold metallo-hydrolase yields the protein MKVCIHRGSNQIGGSCVEIEQDGQRIILDIGLPLDSESNDKALLPLVKGLDGSDPSLLGVFLSHTHLDHTGLLKHISSEIKVGSGPAARRIMDAALPFLPDKFPPIPDGWEYDPWKSFQVGPFKITPYLVDHSAYDAYALLIEAGGKRLFYSGDFRGHGRKAKLFQNVLKSPPRNIDVLLMEGSTLGRIDQELRFPSETDIENELVEAFSNTQGLAMVHASGQNVDRVVSIMRASKRTNRILLIDLYTAVILEATQNKNIPQSHWPEMALLVPQAQRVQILNNSWFDKLKRHSSNRVFMEKVKQNPDKYTLLFRPLFTKDLNKGECLKGASYIYSQWEGYWERGDYDYVKDWLNIHGISKQSIHTSGHAAPSDLKALVQALNPGKVVPIHSYMPEKYTELFGNVEMHGDGEWWNV from the coding sequence ATGAAAGTATGTATACATAGAGGTAGCAATCAAATCGGCGGCAGCTGCGTTGAAATTGAGCAGGATGGTCAGCGCATTATTCTGGACATTGGTCTTCCCTTGGATTCAGAATCCAATGACAAGGCCCTTCTTCCATTGGTAAAAGGGCTTGACGGCAGCGACCCAAGCCTTTTAGGAGTGTTCCTGTCTCATACGCATCTTGACCATACTGGGCTGCTTAAGCATATATCTTCTGAAATCAAAGTGGGTTCAGGTCCGGCAGCCCGCAGGATAATGGATGCAGCCTTGCCTTTTCTTCCTGACAAATTTCCGCCAATTCCCGATGGCTGGGAGTATGATCCCTGGAAGTCATTTCAGGTAGGTCCATTTAAAATCACACCTTATCTGGTGGATCATTCTGCCTATGATGCTTATGCACTGCTCATTGAGGCAGGAGGGAAAAGGCTCTTCTACTCTGGCGATTTTCGTGGGCATGGACGCAAGGCCAAGCTATTCCAAAACGTCCTAAAAAGTCCTCCCAGGAACATTGATGTTTTGCTTATGGAAGGCTCAACACTTGGGAGGATAGATCAGGAACTCAGATTTCCATCAGAGACTGATATTGAAAATGAACTGGTTGAAGCTTTTTCAAATACCCAGGGATTGGCCATGGTTCATGCATCAGGGCAAAATGTCGACCGTGTTGTATCCATTATGCGTGCATCCAAAAGAACCAATCGCATATTGCTCATTGATCTTTATACTGCCGTAATCCTTGAAGCAACTCAGAACAAAAACATTCCCCAGTCTCACTGGCCAGAAATGGCCCTGCTTGTTCCCCAAGCTCAGCGAGTGCAAATACTTAACAACTCCTGGTTTGACAAACTCAAGCGCCATTCTTCAAATCGGGTTTTCATGGAAAAAGTAAAACAAAACCCGGACAAATACACTCTGCTGTTCAGGCCCCTGTTTACGAAGGATCTGAACAAGGGAGAATGCCTGAAGGGTGCTTCATACATCTATTCTCAATGGGAAGGCTATTGGGAGCGAGGTGATTATGACTATGTTAAGGACTGGCTGAACATCCATGGCATCAGTAAGCAGAGCATCCATACCTCAGGCCACGCTGCTCCTTCAGACCTTAAAGCACTTGTCCAGGCTCTTAATCCGGGCAAAGTTGTACCAATTCACAGCTACATGCCTGAAAAGTATACTGAGCTGTTTGGTAATGTGGAAATGCATGGTGATGGTGAATGGTGGAATGTGTGA
- a CDS encoding WG repeat-containing protein: MRYQVNLFPLLENKWGYINDKGEWVINPKYDHALPFSQGLAIVRYNNNNFVIDESGTILNQRGFDEAYGFSCDRCAVRIDKHWGYIDTDMNFVVKPKFSVASYFSDFLALVDIIDYDDALNQYGYIDYSGDFRIMPTFDFAFDFQEGLAQVEKESRDGTVKGYIDSEGNLKIDLSDAPEISGMRSFSEGLASLMWGDYCGCIDKSGQWQIDPRYEFIGEFSGGLAKFREKDKWGYIDHSGKTVIQAHFDFASDFSEGFAVIGMGSLLQRTLKKGYIDLSGRIVVEPKYDIANPFYQGLAYVGITDGCRGYIDQNENFVKKIIS, translated from the coding sequence ATGAGATATCAAGTTAATTTGTTCCCACTACTTGAAAATAAATGGGGGTATATCAATGACAAAGGTGAATGGGTCATAAATCCTAAATACGACCATGCTTTGCCGTTTAGCCAAGGCTTAGCTATTGTACGATATAATAACAACAATTTTGTTATTGATGAATCAGGCACAATACTCAACCAGAGAGGCTTTGATGAAGCCTATGGATTTAGTTGCGACAGGTGTGCAGTACGTATAGATAAGCATTGGGGGTATATAGACACAGACATGAACTTTGTAGTAAAGCCAAAATTTTCTGTGGCTTCATATTTTTCAGATTTTTTAGCTTTGGTTGATATAATAGACTATGATGATGCCCTTAATCAGTATGGATACATCGATTACAGCGGGGATTTTAGAATAATGCCGACCTTTGACTTTGCGTTTGATTTTCAGGAAGGTCTTGCTCAGGTTGAGAAAGAGAGTAGAGATGGAACTGTAAAGGGGTACATTGACTCTGAAGGCAATCTAAAAATTGATCTCTCAGATGCACCTGAAATTTCAGGTATGAGGAGTTTTTCAGAAGGCCTAGCGTCTCTTATGTGGGGGGATTATTGCGGATGTATTGACAAATCGGGGCAGTGGCAAATTGATCCACGCTATGAGTTTATCGGTGAGTTTTCTGGTGGGTTAGCAAAATTTAGAGAGAAAGATAAATGGGGGTATATCGATCATTCAGGCAAAACCGTAATTCAAGCACATTTTGACTTTGCTTCTGATTTTTCTGAAGGCTTCGCAGTCATTGGCATGGGAAGTCTTCTTCAAAGGACGCTTAAGAAGGGATACATAGATCTTTCCGGAAGGATAGTGGTTGAGCCTAAATATGATATAGCCAACCCTTTTTACCAAGGTCTTGCTTATGTAGGGATAACAGATGGTTGTAGAGGATATATTGATCAGAATGAAAACTTTGTGAAAAAGATCATATCATAA
- a CDS encoding DNA polymerase III subunit alpha: MSDFCHLHCHTEYSLFEGCIRIEDLCSRAVEYKMPAVSITDSGNLFGAMKLYLKAREYGIKPIIGCEVNLSPEKITDRDSFNYHLVLLAMDLHGYHNLVRLVSAGWMQGFYYKPRVDKDMLQTYSNGLIALSACMEGEVQYLLRTKGFDHALEAARQYASIFPDRFYLELEASGLKDQAEVNGRLMEMSEKTGLPMVATNDCRYLAPQDAEAYAALRCIQKNERLDHHNLNSRELYFKSPEEMEKEFSHCPTALENVQKIIEQCGLDLEYPKRHLPKYTPSAEDTLDKELVALSEKGLEEKLANLPYEVDRDEYFTRLDKELKVICEQGESWYFLVVHDYVSWAKSRGIVVGPGRGFAPGSMTAYALGITGVDPIRHRLYFEKFFNTKTGLKDIDVDFCHERREEVFEYLREKYGQANAVYPSVFVASKARVVLRDVGQVMGFSLDQVEQITSLIPEKIGITVSKALEMEPALRNLMNDNEEMQRYLDICKRLDRLVRHVSIHAAGIVISNEKLQSYLPLYSDQNKAIVSQYDWDDLRRLGFIKFDFLGLKYLSLISRTLALIKVNKKQVPDMENLPLDDTLTFDLLDGGLTEGVFQLESSGMRNTLMDLTPTCFEDIIALHAIYRPAFLQNGIDKDFIKRKHGLVSVEYPHPDLEPILNETHGLIIYQEQLMEIAQTLAGYSLEEGDTLRRVLGKKEATTMAEQREKFIQKARDKGLDQLTAKHVFELMERFASYTFSKSHSVAYSMIAYQTAYLKAHYPEEFQRALSMVFNNQ, translated from the coding sequence ATGTCTGATTTTTGCCATTTACACTGCCATACCGAATACAGTCTTTTTGAAGGGTGTATCAGGATAGAGGATCTTTGCTCCAGGGCTGTTGAATATAAAATGCCTGCTGTAAGCATAACCGATAGCGGCAATCTTTTTGGGGCCATGAAATTATACTTAAAAGCCCGGGAATATGGCATCAAGCCCATCATAGGATGTGAGGTCAACCTGTCGCCCGAAAAAATTACTGACAGGGACAGTTTTAATTATCACCTAGTGCTGCTGGCCATGGACCTGCATGGATACCACAATCTGGTCAGACTGGTAAGTGCCGGCTGGATGCAAGGCTTTTACTACAAACCCCGGGTGGATAAGGATATGCTTCAAACTTACTCAAACGGCCTGATTGCTCTTTCAGCCTGTATGGAAGGTGAGGTCCAGTATCTGTTGCGCACAAAAGGTTTTGATCATGCTCTTGAAGCAGCAAGGCAATACGCCAGCATTTTTCCGGATAGATTCTACCTTGAGCTTGAAGCAAGCGGACTCAAAGACCAGGCAGAGGTTAATGGCAGGCTTATGGAAATGTCCGAAAAGACAGGCTTGCCCATGGTGGCTACCAATGATTGCAGGTATCTGGCCCCCCAGGATGCTGAAGCCTATGCGGCATTAAGGTGTATTCAAAAAAACGAAAGACTTGACCATCATAATCTGAACTCAAGAGAGCTGTATTTCAAGTCGCCTGAGGAGATGGAAAAGGAGTTCTCCCATTGTCCCACCGCCCTGGAAAATGTCCAAAAAATCATTGAGCAGTGCGGTCTTGACCTGGAATATCCCAAAAGACATCTGCCAAAGTATACGCCTTCTGCTGAAGATACCCTTGATAAGGAACTTGTGGCTCTGTCGGAAAAAGGTCTTGAAGAAAAGTTGGCAAATCTTCCTTATGAGGTTGACAGGGATGAGTATTTCACCCGGCTTGATAAAGAGTTGAAGGTCATCTGTGAACAAGGCGAGTCATGGTATTTTCTTGTAGTGCATGATTATGTTTCATGGGCAAAGAGCAGAGGTATCGTGGTTGGGCCTGGCCGGGGTTTTGCTCCTGGAAGCATGACAGCTTACGCCCTTGGAATAACCGGGGTTGATCCGATCCGGCACCGCCTGTATTTTGAAAAGTTCTTTAACACCAAAACGGGTTTGAAAGATATTGATGTTGATTTTTGCCATGAGCGCCGGGAAGAAGTTTTTGAATATTTACGTGAAAAATACGGGCAGGCAAATGCTGTCTACCCTTCTGTTTTTGTAGCCTCAAAAGCCAGGGTAGTACTAAGAGATGTGGGACAGGTTATGGGCTTTAGCTTGGATCAGGTGGAACAAATAACCAGTCTCATTCCAGAGAAAATTGGTATAACCGTAAGCAAAGCCCTCGAAATGGAACCAGCTTTGCGTAATTTGATGAATGACAACGAAGAGATGCAGAGATATCTTGATATCTGCAAGAGGCTTGACAGACTGGTACGCCATGTTTCTATCCATGCGGCAGGAATCGTTATATCCAACGAGAAGCTACAGAGCTATCTGCCGTTATACAGTGACCAAAACAAGGCTATTGTCTCTCAATATGATTGGGACGACCTCAGACGACTGGGATTTATCAAGTTTGATTTTCTCGGCCTTAAATACCTTAGCTTGATTAGCCGCACTCTGGCTCTGATTAAAGTCAATAAAAAACAGGTCCCGGATATGGAAAATCTGCCCCTGGATGACACACTGACCTTTGATCTGCTGGACGGTGGCCTTACCGAGGGGGTTTTTCAACTGGAAAGCTCAGGAATGCGCAATACCCTAATGGACTTAACACCCACCTGCTTTGAAGACATCATTGCCCTTCATGCCATTTACCGTCCAGCGTTCCTGCAAAACGGCATAGACAAGGACTTCATCAAGCGCAAACATGGCCTGGTTTCGGTTGAATACCCGCATCCTGATCTTGAGCCGATTCTTAATGAAACGCATGGACTGATAATTTATCAGGAGCAACTGATGGAAATCGCCCAGACCCTGGCTGGTTATTCCCTGGAAGAAGGCGATACTCTGCGCCGGGTGTTGGGCAAAAAAGAGGCGACAACAATGGCTGAACAAAGAGAAAAATTTATACAAAAAGCCCGTGATAAAGGGTTGGATCAGTTAACAGCCAAGCATGTTTTTGAATTAATGGAAAGATTCGCAAGTTATACCTTTAGCAAATCCCACAGCGTTGCTTACTCAATGATCGCATACCAGACGGCCTACCTCAAGGCCCATTATCCGGAAGAGTTTCAAAGGGCTCTGAGCATGGTTTTTAATAATCAGTAA
- a CDS encoding gamma-glutamylcyclotransferase family protein has translation MLVFQYGSNMSSKRLNSPERLAGDAQRFGIAHTLHPYRLCFPVWSKTNSCAAASICLASDGRPIFGVLYEIPESLVYRQKASVLNRKSLDAIEGEGVNYDRTEIYVVQSDGAVISATTYIARKPGPERKTSAGYASYILTGLAENDMPPAYREYVAACIVQSNPELAGMVEEWHVTGT, from the coding sequence ATGCTCGTCTTCCAGTACGGCTCGAACATGAGCAGCAAGAGACTGAACTCACCGGAACGCCTGGCTGGCGATGCCCAGCGCTTTGGGATCGCCCATACGCTCCATCCTTACAGGTTGTGTTTTCCAGTCTGGAGCAAGACAAATAGTTGTGCTGCAGCAAGCATTTGTCTTGCATCGGACGGTCGTCCAATCTTTGGCGTTCTCTATGAGATCCCTGAGTCGCTGGTGTATCGCCAAAAAGCAAGTGTCCTCAATCGAAAATCGCTGGACGCCATTGAGGGAGAGGGAGTGAATTACGACCGGACAGAGATTTATGTTGTCCAGTCAGATGGAGCTGTGATCTCGGCTACCACCTACATTGCCAGAAAACCGGGACCTGAGCGGAAAACCAGCGCCGGTTACGCCAGCTACATCCTGACAGGCTTGGCAGAAAATGACATGCCACCCGCCTATCGTGAGTACGTCGCCGCCTGTATCGTTCAGAGCAATCCAGAACTAGCTGGAATGGTCGAAGAATGGCATGTAACTGGAACTTAA
- the recD2 gene encoding SF1B family DNA helicase RecD2, which produces MNTSNTTSLEYLQGQIERITYTNEENGYTVAKVKVRGRRDLVTVVGSIASPLAGQVLKMKGEWSNHPKFGEQFKAVFCECAVPATSAGIQRYLGSGLIKGIGPVMAKKIVSLFGDKTLDIIEHETDRLTEVDGIGQKRIEKIKKAWEEQKEIREVMLFLQGHGVSSTYASKIFKTYGKDSIKVVQDNPYRLATDIFGIGFITADNIAQKLGFSLESEFRIQAGILYVLHQLSDEGHVYYPRQDLARKAAEILKVDAELVDQQIDSLETLQYIVMESLPQQEQKAVYLAKYFYSETSIAAKLKKLIKAPKSIRQVDTDKALDWVQKTYGLNLAEKQAEAVRKALLDKILVITGGPGTGKSFLLNAILKIVSRLKVKILLAAPTGRAAKRMQESTGYEAKTIHRLLEFDFQKGGFKKNDEHPLNCDLLIVDEMSMVDTVLMHHLLKAVRMDTTLIMVGDVNQLPSVGPGNVLKDIINSGSVPVVELNEIFRQARESSIIVNAHMINQGRLPVLQPRQDKLDDFFFMQEEDPHKVLEKIKYIVMERIPQRFKLNPIDHVQVISPMNRGVVGVSNLNTELQACLNPQGQEIIRGGKTFRQGDKVMQIRNNYDKEVFNGDIGVITGLDLEEQEIKVRFYDRQVVYEYSDLDELVLAYAVSIHKSQGSDYPAVVIPLLTQHYIMLQKNLVYTGITRGKNLVVVIGTKKALAIAVKNAGTNERYTHLAGRLNHKIQEIT; this is translated from the coding sequence ATGAACACATCTAACACTACCAGCCTGGAATACCTCCAGGGCCAGATAGAAAGGATCACCTACACCAATGAAGAAAACGGCTACACTGTGGCCAAGGTGAAAGTCCGAGGCCGCAGAGATCTGGTAACTGTGGTTGGAAGTATTGCCTCTCCGCTGGCCGGCCAGGTCCTCAAGATGAAGGGAGAATGGTCCAACCACCCCAAATTCGGAGAACAGTTCAAGGCGGTTTTCTGTGAATGCGCTGTACCGGCCACTTCCGCCGGGATTCAAAGATACCTCGGTTCCGGGCTGATTAAAGGTATCGGCCCGGTGATGGCCAAGAAAATCGTATCTCTCTTCGGAGATAAGACCCTGGATATTATCGAGCATGAAACAGACAGGCTGACTGAAGTGGATGGTATCGGCCAGAAACGCATAGAGAAAATAAAAAAGGCCTGGGAGGAGCAAAAAGAGATACGGGAGGTGATGCTTTTTCTGCAAGGCCACGGCGTATCATCTACGTACGCCAGCAAAATCTTCAAGACCTACGGCAAAGATTCCATCAAGGTTGTCCAGGACAATCCCTACCGCTTGGCAACGGATATATTCGGCATAGGTTTTATCACCGCAGACAACATCGCTCAAAAACTTGGTTTTTCCCTGGAGTCCGAGTTCAGAATACAGGCCGGCATACTCTACGTCCTGCACCAGCTTTCAGATGAAGGCCATGTTTACTACCCCAGACAAGACCTTGCCCGGAAAGCAGCCGAAATACTCAAAGTCGATGCAGAACTGGTAGACCAGCAGATTGATTCCCTTGAGACCCTGCAGTATATCGTAATGGAAAGTTTGCCTCAGCAGGAACAAAAAGCTGTCTATCTGGCCAAGTATTTCTATTCCGAAACCAGTATTGCCGCAAAACTAAAAAAACTCATCAAGGCTCCCAAATCAATAAGACAGGTGGATACTGATAAGGCCCTGGACTGGGTGCAAAAAACATATGGCCTGAACCTGGCTGAAAAACAGGCGGAAGCGGTACGAAAGGCCCTGCTAGACAAAATACTGGTCATTACAGGAGGCCCGGGCACGGGCAAAAGTTTTCTGTTAAATGCCATCCTGAAAATCGTCTCCCGGCTCAAAGTAAAAATCCTTCTGGCTGCACCCACTGGAAGAGCTGCCAAGAGAATGCAGGAGTCCACCGGATATGAGGCCAAAACCATCCACAGGCTTCTGGAGTTTGATTTCCAGAAGGGAGGCTTCAAAAAAAACGATGAGCATCCCCTGAACTGCGACCTCCTGATAGTTGACGAAATGAGTATGGTGGACACTGTGCTTATGCACCACCTGCTCAAAGCCGTCAGGATGGACACCACGCTCATTATGGTGGGAGATGTCAATCAATTGCCCTCTGTGGGACCAGGCAATGTTCTCAAGGATATTATAAATTCAGGCTCAGTGCCCGTAGTGGAACTAAACGAGATTTTCAGGCAGGCCCGGGAGAGTTCCATCATAGTCAATGCGCACATGATCAATCAGGGCCGGCTTCCCGTATTACAGCCAAGACAGGACAAACTGGATGATTTCTTCTTCATGCAGGAGGAAGATCCGCACAAGGTGCTGGAGAAAATAAAGTATATCGTAATGGAGCGTATCCCCCAGCGCTTCAAGCTTAATCCCATTGACCATGTTCAGGTTATATCTCCCATGAACAGGGGGGTGGTCGGGGTGAGTAATCTGAACACCGAACTGCAGGCATGTCTGAACCCCCAGGGCCAGGAGATCATTCGTGGCGGCAAGACCTTCAGGCAGGGTGACAAAGTGATGCAGATCAGAAACAATTATGACAAGGAAGTCTTTAACGGGGATATCGGAGTGATTACCGGTCTGGACCTTGAGGAGCAGGAAATCAAAGTCCGCTTCTATGACCGCCAGGTGGTCTATGAATATTCAGACCTGGATGAACTCGTGCTGGCCTACGCCGTCAGCATTCACAAATCCCAGGGGTCCGATTACCCTGCTGTGGTCATCCCCCTGCTGACCCAGCACTATATTATGCTGCAGAAGAATCTGGTTTACACCGGCATCACCCGGGGGAAGAACCTGGTGGTGGTCATAGGAACCAAAAAGGCCCTGGCCATCGCAGTAAAAAATGCCGGAACAAACGAAAGGTATACCCATCTGGCCGGCAGGCTGAACCACAAAATACAGGAGATCACATGA
- a CDS encoding GerMN domain-containing protein codes for MRYLFILIFVAVVLAGCSEDKVVTSVDLYFMEITETRFKLASETRDFDGPQPGIKSVMEAWVEGPRSSELSRVVPEDVRLLDGFVRDSVAYVDFSTEITKAPMGGELEAVLVQSIVMTAAQVQGVNAVQIMVEGEIIESLAGHMLINRPIQITPSKNDNRPVSS; via the coding sequence ATGAGATACCTTTTTATCCTGATTTTCGTGGCAGTCGTTCTGGCCGGATGCTCAGAGGACAAGGTGGTCACTTCTGTGGATCTCTACTTCATGGAGATCACAGAAACCCGGTTCAAGCTTGCCTCTGAAACCAGGGATTTTGATGGACCGCAACCTGGCATTAAGTCGGTGATGGAAGCGTGGGTGGAAGGGCCCCGGAGCTCTGAGCTGAGCAGGGTTGTCCCTGAGGATGTCAGGCTTCTGGATGGGTTTGTTCGGGACAGCGTGGCCTACGTGGATTTTTCTACAGAAATAACCAAAGCACCCATGGGCGGGGAACTGGAGGCAGTCCTTGTTCAGTCCATTGTAATGACCGCTGCTCAGGTACAAGGGGTGAATGCAGTGCAGATCATGGTGGAAGGAGAAATCATTGAGTCTCTTGCCGGGCATATGCTGATAAACAGGCCAATTCAAATAACACCTTCAAAAAATGATAACCGGCCTGTTTCATCGTAA
- a CDS encoding DUF3368 domain-containing protein yields MLHGLENPDSVVVLDDLLARKVAIELKLAVTGTAGVLIVAKDRGLISEVGPYLNQLQRLGFHLSPRHKASIIKKAAE; encoded by the coding sequence ATATTACATGGCCTGGAGAACCCAGATTCAGTTGTAGTCCTTGATGATCTTTTAGCGAGAAAAGTAGCTATTGAACTTAAGCTTGCAGTTACCGGCACAGCTGGCGTATTGATCGTGGCAAAAGACAGAGGGCTCATCAGTGAGGTGGGTCCTTATTTGAATCAGCTGCAGAGATTGGGGTTTCATCTTTCCCCAAGACATAAAGCCAGTATCATCAAGAAAGCCGCTGAATAA
- a CDS encoding UPF0175 family protein, translating into MQITIDIPDSLLKEISFGTQEPEREIKFILAARLVESGRISTGRAAEWLGISKPRFLQEMGRYGISAIPIDEQTLEQDVVNARHDTV; encoded by the coding sequence ATGCAAATAACCATTGATATTCCAGACAGCCTCTTAAAGGAGATATCCTTTGGGACTCAAGAGCCAGAGCGGGAGATCAAGTTTATTTTGGCGGCGAGGCTTGTAGAATCCGGGCGAATATCAACAGGCAGGGCCGCTGAATGGCTGGGAATATCCAAGCCTCGTTTCTTGCAGGAAATGGGGCGGTATGGAATATCCGCCATCCCCATAGACGAGCAGACTCTGGAACAGGATGTTGTTAATGCCCGGCATGACACTGTTTAA
- a CDS encoding type II toxin-antitoxin system VapC family toxin — translation MITIADTGFVVGVAISTDKWHNECLNLYLKQSAVVLPQTVLAEVAYLITRAGGNLVMSKFLKNFSRTKYRLMALDSADISRSAILLEQYADTRIDFVDSTVVAMAERLNIQTILTTDHRDFRIVRPQHVNSFDIQPNL, via the coding sequence ATGATCACGATAGCTGACACTGGATTCGTGGTAGGAGTGGCTATTTCAACCGACAAATGGCATAATGAATGCCTAAACCTTTATCTTAAACAGTCAGCAGTTGTTCTTCCTCAGACGGTTCTGGCTGAGGTAGCCTACCTGATTACACGTGCAGGTGGTAACCTGGTCATGTCAAAATTTTTAAAAAATTTTTCCAGAACCAAATATCGGTTAATGGCTCTTGATTCAGCTGATATCTCCCGTTCTGCAATATTGCTTGAGCAATATGCTGATACCAGGATTGATTTTGTAGACTCCACTGTTGTAGCTATGGCTGAAAGATTGAATATACAGACCATTCTTACCACTGACCATCGTGATTTTCGGATTGTACGTCCACAGCACGTAAACAGCTTTGATATTCAACCCAACCTGTAA
- a CDS encoding ADP-ribosylglycohydrolase family protein — MVGGGPFNLYPGQWTDDTSMALCLAESLTEKGGFNAREDDWRNCTRVLSRRRIDSFIRQGLGTRSPAGES, encoded by the coding sequence ATGGTCGGGGGAGGACCATTCAATCTGTATCCGGGTCAGTGGACTGATGATACCTCCATGGCCCTGTGCCTGGCAGAGAGCCTGACTGAAAAAGGCGGGTTTAACGCCCGGGAGGACGACTGGCGCAACTGCACCCGGGTCCTCTCCCGCCGCCGGATTGACAGCTTTATACGCCAGGGCTTGGGAACAAGAAGTCCTGCTGGGGAAAGTTGA
- a CDS encoding DUF2283 domain-containing protein — MKMEYDPVRDLLYMWFGTPGTKSAETKTIKPGLHADFDKEGKLLGIEVLDASEVLQHRVQFEFSLTSSSSKEIAL; from the coding sequence ATGAAGATGGAATATGATCCAGTCAGAGATCTTCTATATATGTGGTTCGGAACTCCTGGCACAAAATCCGCTGAAACCAAGACCATAAAGCCTGGGCTTCATGCGGATTTTGATAAGGAAGGCAAGCTTCTGGGCATTGAAGTGCTTGATGCTTCTGAAGTGCTCCAGCATCGAGTACAGTTTGAATTTTCTTTGACTTCATCCTCATCTAAAGAGATCGCTTTGTAA